DNA sequence from the Halorussus sp. MSC15.2 genome:
CGCCCGACCTCCCGCGGGATTGAACCTACGATGCGCCGCCGGAGTGCGCCGGTCCGAGTCGCACCGAGGACCGTCACGTTCCGCGACTTCGAGGCCGAGACGATTTCGTCCGCGACCTCGCCCTCCCGAACCTCGGTCTCGACCGCGACCTCCGAGAGCGAGTCGGCGGTGCGAGAGAGCAGGTCGCGGGCCGCCGACTCGTCGTCCGGCGACGCGACCACCCGCAGGAGGTCCACGCGAGCGTCGTTGGAGACCGCGATTGCCCGCGCCACGGCGGCGGCGAGTCCGGCGTGGGGACTCTCGGCGACCGGCAGGAGGACGGACTCGACCTCCCCGGCGAGCGCGCCGATTTTCTCCACCAGCACGTCGCAGTCGGCCCGGCGCAGGATGCGGTCCACGTTGGTCCCGAGGACCGCGTTCTCCCGCGTCCGCTCCTGCCAACCGAGCAGTAGGCTGTCGCAGTCGCGTTCGGCGACCGCCGCGAGGACGCCTCTCGATACCGACGAGGCGACGAAGAGTTCCCCGGAGACCGTGACGCCGGTGCCGGAGGCGACCGACACCGCCCGGTCGAGCAGCGCTCGGCGCTCGCCGCCGAACTCGCGGGCGATGACCTCGTCGGTGAACAGTGCGAACGGCGACTCCTGTGGCGTGACGACGACGCCGACGACGAACACCTCGCCGCCTCGGTCGCGGGCCACGTCCACCGCGGTCCGGACCAACTGCTCGGCGTGGTCGGGGTTGCCGACGGCGACGGCGATGCGGTAGTCGTCCGCCATCACCGAACCCACACCACCGGCGAGCAAAAGTGTTCGTGTCAGATACCTGCGTTCGCTGACAGCGTCGTTACTCGCTCCGTCGCGTCCGATTGCCGTATCGCGTCCGTCTATTGGGTCATGTCACGAGACCGAGCTACAACTTCGCCAAAACCTATATGCCCGCCCGACGGACGCCAAAGCATGACCGACGACGAGGACCCCTGCAACGACTGCGGCGACCCCGTCTCGGACGCGCTCGCCCGAACCGTCCGGCTGACCGTGGACCGCTCGCAGATTGACAGCCAACGGCTCTGTCCCGAGTGTTTCGCGGACTGGATTGACCGCTACGAGTCCGAGATGCAGCCCGACGACCATCCGGCCGTCGCGGACGCCGACGCAGACATCATCGTGGACTGATTCGGCCGTTCCCCGTCTGACGAACCCCTCCGTATCGACTGGAGAACCGACCGAGGCGGAGAAGTTTTCGAAAATTTTAGGCGCTAATGAAATGGTGGTGGAATGTGGAATATATATCTCGGGAGGGATTCCTGTCACTCGGAATCGACGGTCGTCGAACCCCTTCGTTTCGAGTGTAAAACCGCCCGACTGCGGCGCGGTTTTCCGCGTGCGAACCTCTACCGAAGCCGACCCCTGTGTGCGAAAAATGACCAAAGTAGCGTTGCGGATAACCGAGGAGATAGTGACCGCGACGCCACGCGACGGAGTTACGTGTCTGTCCGCGTCTCCCGGTTATTCGCCGC
Encoded proteins:
- a CDS encoding universal stress protein; its protein translation is MADDYRIAVAVGNPDHAEQLVRTAVDVARDRGGEVFVVGVVVTPQESPFALFTDEVIAREFGGERRALLDRAVSVASGTGVTVSGELFVASSVSRGVLAAVAERDCDSLLLGWQERTRENAVLGTNVDRILRRADCDVLVEKIGALAGEVESVLLPVAESPHAGLAAAVARAIAVSNDARVDLLRVVASPDDESAARDLLSRTADSLSEVAVETEVREGEVADEIVSASKSRNVTVLGATRTGALRRRIVGSIPREVGRRAEGTVIMARKGGGSLASRVFRL